A window of the Teredinibacter franksiae genome harbors these coding sequences:
- a CDS encoding DUF3820 family protein: protein MLEKRHLIKLANMAMPFGRYKGRVLIDLPEEYLLWFSNKGFPPGELGELLAYALEIQVNGQEAILDPLRNYPEVH from the coding sequence ATGCTGGAAAAGCGACATTTGATTAAACTCGCAAACATGGCAATGCCGTTTGGCCGTTACAAGGGCCGGGTACTGATTGACCTGCCGGAGGAGTACTTGCTCTGGTTTTCGAATAAAGGCTTTCCTCCGGGGGAGCTAGGTGAACTATTAGCGTATGCACTAGAGATTCAGGTAAATGGTCAAGAAGCTATTCTTGATCCCTTGCGAAATTACCCCGAAGTTCATTAG
- a CDS encoding toll/interleukin-1 receptor domain-containing protein: protein MTVDTDCSQTKRVFISYSHRDMDARRFISNNLVAQGVEVDVDEESLEAGEGLSSSLRVLISQSDFTVCLVSKSSLQSTWVMWEIHQALAQDGDVGGSKLLPCFLDDSFQDPNVIDAIGENIAEEIKRINLLREKAIAENMADDHLSDRRNSLIRFQNDLPQLVAKLSAMNVVDLTSANFDSGFRQLYKKITGRDELTVSLMDVNDVAHGDYQSRMDIIFDEINNNHTKEAAKKAMDLVREFLSGAKALLRKLGLLCASIVRLEEAFNEGRIAFDEYDKRLQQSAMEIMDLLPESPALTGF from the coding sequence ATGACCGTCGATACCGACTGCTCTCAAACCAAGCGCGTGTTTATATCCTACAGTCACAGGGATATGGATGCTCGTCGCTTTATCAGCAACAACTTGGTCGCCCAGGGTGTTGAGGTGGACGTGGATGAAGAGTCGCTAGAAGCTGGTGAAGGCTTATCCAGCTCCCTCCGAGTTTTAATTTCTCAATCAGACTTTACCGTTTGCCTTGTGTCTAAGTCGAGCCTGCAATCTACCTGGGTAATGTGGGAGATTCATCAGGCGCTTGCGCAAGATGGTGATGTTGGCGGCAGTAAGCTCCTACCGTGTTTCCTTGATGACTCTTTCCAAGATCCGAATGTGATCGATGCAATCGGCGAAAATATTGCAGAAGAAATTAAGCGCATTAACCTGCTTCGAGAAAAAGCCATTGCGGAAAATATGGCCGATGATCATTTAAGTGATCGTCGTAATAGCTTAATCCGTTTTCAAAACGACCTACCTCAGCTGGTGGCCAAATTATCGGCTATGAATGTTGTTGATCTTACGTCTGCAAATTTTGATTCGGGCTTTCGTCAGCTCTACAAAAAAATTACCGGTCGAGATGAGCTAACTGTCAGCTTAATGGATGTAAATGATGTCGCTCACGGCGACTATCAGTCCCGCATGGATATTATTTTCGACGAGATTAATAATAATCACACCAAGGAAGCCGCCAAAAAGGCAATGGACCTGGTACGTGAATTTTTGTCTGGAGCGAAAGCGCTGCTGCGCAAGTTGGGGTTGCTGTGTGCTTCAATTGTTCGCCTGGAAGAAGCCTTTAACGAGGGGAGGATTGCCTTCGACGAGTACGATAAACGATTACAGCAGTCGGCCATGGAAATTATGGATTTACTGCCGGAAAGCCCAGCGCTAACAGGATTTTAA
- a CDS encoding TIGR00153 family protein, which yields MKIKNPLTEMFGRSPIKPMEEHIAVAELAANELIAFYDASVIEDWAKAEACYNRISEMEERGDEMKKQIRLHLPKSLFLPVPRSDLLDLLTKQDKLTHRCKDIAGLMLGRKMVFPSSLRETVREYLQSTVATVAQARSAINELDELLETGFGGREMEVVENMVGELDVLEQRTDQQQIVIRAGLFRIESELPPVDVIFFYRIIEGIGNLADRAQKTGERLLQLLAR from the coding sequence ATGAAAATAAAGAATCCGCTCACTGAGATGTTTGGCCGTTCGCCCATCAAGCCGATGGAAGAACATATCGCTGTAGCCGAATTAGCGGCCAATGAGTTAATTGCCTTCTATGACGCCAGTGTTATAGAGGACTGGGCTAAGGCCGAGGCCTGCTACAACCGTATCAGTGAAATGGAAGAGCGTGGCGATGAGATGAAAAAGCAGATTCGCCTGCATCTGCCCAAAAGTCTATTTTTACCTGTACCGCGCTCGGACCTTCTCGACCTGCTGACCAAACAAGACAAATTGACTCACCGCTGCAAAGACATAGCGGGTTTGATGCTGGGCCGTAAAATGGTTTTCCCGTCATCACTACGAGAGACTGTGCGTGAATACTTGCAAAGTACCGTGGCAACCGTTGCCCAAGCTCGTAGCGCGATTAACGAGCTGGATGAGCTTCTAGAAACCGGCTTTGGCGGTCGTGAGATGGAAGTTGTCGAGAATATGGTTGGCGAACTGGATGTCTTAGAGCAGAGAACCGATCAGCAGCAAATAGTCATTCGCGCGGGGCTTTTCAGAATTGAATCCGAGCTGCCGCCGGTAGACGTTATCTTTTTCTACCGCATTATCGAGGGGATTGGCAATTTGGCTGATCGCGCCCAAAAAACCGGCGAACGCTTGCTACAGCTACTCGCACGTTAA
- the msrP gene encoding protein-methionine-sulfoxide reductase catalytic subunit MsrP translates to MPPSRPRFPLIPKHPQYGYSEHQVTDENLYLSRRKFMSTGMYAGAAALAGYLPQWAHAKTTPWQAKITSAPRTKEHKEALTRLGDVTTYNNFYELGTAKTDPADRASALSTDPWHIVVEGECAKPGKFTLEDILKPHAFEERIYKLRCVEAWSMIIPWTGFPLADLLKRFEPTSDAKYVAFETLYDKSRPLPGQRRSTISWPYREGLRIDEAMNPLTFMAVGLYGKELPNQNGAPIRLVVPWKYGFKSIKSIVKIRFSKTEPKTSWNMIAPNEYGFYSNVNPEVSHPRWSQKRERRIGEFFKAPTEMFNGYAADVAHMYKNMDLKKLY, encoded by the coding sequence ATGCCCCCTTCCCGCCCCCGCTTTCCACTCATCCCTAAACACCCACAATACGGGTATAGCGAACATCAGGTTACAGACGAAAACCTATACTTATCGCGACGAAAATTTATGTCCACCGGGATGTACGCCGGAGCTGCAGCTTTGGCGGGCTATTTACCGCAATGGGCTCACGCGAAAACCACACCATGGCAGGCAAAAATAACCTCTGCACCACGAACAAAAGAACACAAAGAAGCCCTTACACGCCTAGGTGACGTTACCACCTACAACAACTTCTACGAATTGGGCACAGCCAAAACCGATCCAGCCGACCGAGCCAGTGCCTTATCAACCGACCCCTGGCATATCGTAGTAGAAGGGGAATGTGCAAAACCGGGGAAATTCACTCTGGAAGACATACTCAAACCTCACGCCTTTGAGGAACGCATATACAAACTGCGCTGCGTTGAAGCCTGGTCGATGATTATCCCTTGGACAGGCTTTCCTCTGGCCGACTTACTTAAACGCTTTGAACCCACCAGTGATGCCAAGTATGTTGCCTTTGAAACCCTTTACGACAAAAGTCGCCCCCTGCCAGGGCAAAGGCGATCGACCATTTCCTGGCCTTATCGCGAAGGCCTGCGTATAGATGAAGCAATGAACCCCTTAACCTTTATGGCCGTTGGTTTGTACGGCAAAGAACTACCCAATCAAAATGGCGCACCTATTCGCCTTGTCGTACCCTGGAAATACGGATTCAAAAGCATTAAATCCATCGTCAAAATTCGCTTCAGCAAAACCGAGCCCAAAACCAGCTGGAATATGATCGCCCCCAACGAATACGGCTTTTATTCCAACGTAAACCCCGAAGTCAGCCATCCTCGGTGGAGCCAAAAACGTGAACGCCGTATTGGTGAGTTTTTTAAAGCGCCCACTGAAATGTTTAATGGCTACGCAGCCGATGTGGCCCATATGTATAAAAACATGGACCTGAAGAAATTGTATTGA
- a CDS encoding zinc ribbon-containing protein has protein sequence MNDEKDDNKLARTYEKMATRAREIFNDSSEKSLEALEKAIEASREHFVKLGEITQKESAHLKYYLRRDLEQSAKHFQELSEQAKKQFSKQNLENLQAGFLDLTASVAHGASDLFSKLADWAESGSSYHTGQITAPGILRCRKCEKEMHFRKTGNIPPCPSCHATDFIRTSSNPEG, from the coding sequence ATGAATGACGAGAAAGACGACAACAAGCTCGCACGCACGTACGAAAAGATGGCTACGCGAGCGCGAGAGATTTTTAACGACTCCAGTGAAAAGTCGCTAGAAGCACTGGAAAAAGCCATAGAGGCCTCCCGAGAACATTTTGTGAAACTCGGTGAAATCACCCAAAAAGAAAGCGCGCACCTAAAATATTACCTCAGGCGCGACCTGGAACAATCCGCCAAACACTTCCAAGAACTCAGCGAACAGGCAAAGAAACAATTTAGCAAACAGAACTTAGAAAACCTGCAGGCAGGCTTTTTAGATCTCACGGCTTCTGTTGCCCATGGCGCTAGCGACCTTTTTTCAAAGCTGGCCGACTGGGCTGAATCGGGCTCTAGCTATCACACAGGGCAGATAACCGCGCCAGGGATTCTCCGCTGCCGCAAGTGCGAAAAAGAAATGCATTTTCGCAAAACCGGTAACATTCCCCCATGCCCCAGCTGCCATGCCACAGACTTCATACGCACTAGCAGCAACCCCGAAGGCTAA
- a CDS encoding acyl-CoA thioesterase, with translation MVPSYANFGGKVHGGIILSLMDKIAYTCAASHAKAYCVTASVDSVNFLNPVEVGELATLYASVNYVGRSSMEVGIRVESEDFKEGLCKHTNTSYFSMVALDEKTRKPVEVPGLALQTESEVRRFIKGKYRKQAKRRYAEDFEKLGAELDFAVEATKLKKENCRIKLPK, from the coding sequence ATGGTGCCGTCCTACGCCAACTTCGGTGGCAAAGTACATGGGGGGATTATCCTTTCGCTTATGGATAAAATCGCCTACACCTGCGCCGCCAGCCACGCCAAAGCCTATTGTGTAACAGCATCGGTGGATTCCGTTAATTTCCTTAACCCCGTAGAAGTTGGTGAGCTTGCCACCCTCTATGCGTCGGTTAACTATGTAGGTCGCTCCTCTATGGAAGTGGGCATTCGAGTGGAATCTGAAGACTTTAAAGAAGGTTTGTGCAAACACACCAATACCTCTTACTTTAGTATGGTCGCCCTCGACGAGAAAACCCGAAAACCCGTGGAAGTGCCTGGCCTTGCTTTACAGACCGAATCCGAGGTTCGTCGTTTTATCAAAGGGAAATACCGTAAACAGGCCAAGCGCCGTTATGCCGAAGACTTTGAAAAACTAGGTGCTGAACTGGATTTTGCCGTAGAAGCAACCAAACTGAAAAAAGAAAACTGCCGAATAAAACTGCCAAAATAA
- a CDS encoding DUF4404 family protein, with the protein MTDETSRLKTLAGELLDELGKADAPDVEALELLQNLDAQLQDVIERSQDSNEITDLLTNLESRFAVHHPVAERYVRDIIDSLSKMGI; encoded by the coding sequence ATGACCGACGAAACCAGCAGATTGAAAACCCTCGCCGGTGAGTTACTCGATGAACTAGGCAAAGCCGATGCGCCAGACGTTGAGGCACTGGAGCTGCTGCAAAACCTCGATGCCCAGCTGCAGGATGTTATTGAGCGCAGCCAGGACAGTAACGAAATCACCGATTTATTGACAAACCTTGAATCAAGGTTTGCGGTACATCATCCGGTTGCTGAGCGTTATGTTCGCGACATTATCGATTCGTTGAGTAAAATGGGGATCTAA
- the hpf gene encoding ribosome hibernation-promoting factor, HPF/YfiA family — translation MQINISGRHVDITDGIRNSVNNKFTKVHSHFPQLDALSVIVTVEKNEQKVEAQTQYLGAPVSVHASNEDLYAAIAGSAKKLEAALSHRKGSVKAHQHENPMKTQEL, via the coding sequence ATGCAAATAAATATTTCTGGTCGCCATGTCGATATCACTGACGGTATCCGCAACTCCGTAAATAACAAATTCACCAAGGTACACAGCCATTTCCCCCAACTAGACGCTTTGTCCGTTATCGTCACAGTTGAAAAAAACGAGCAAAAAGTTGAAGCCCAAACCCAATATCTGGGCGCCCCCGTTTCCGTTCACGCCTCTAACGAAGATCTGTACGCAGCCATTGCCGGCTCTGCGAAAAAACTGGAGGCCGCGCTAAGCCACCGCAAGGGGTCGGTAAAAGCCCATCAACACGAAAACCCGATGAAAACCCAGGAACTCTAG
- a CDS encoding inorganic phosphate transporter: protein MSILADYGTILLVLGCIFCVFMAWGVGANDVANAMGTSVGSGALTIKQAIFIAMVFEFLGAYLAGGEVTSTVRKGIIDPAVMETTPHLLVYGMLSALLAAGVWLVIASILGWPVSTTHSIVGAIVGFAAVGISTDIVAWGKVGTIVGSWVVSPVLAGSLSFLLFKSVQWLIFNKANPEQAARRYIPVYMFLVGFLISMVTMVKGLKHVLKDSGFKLSYFENIGIAFVMGLIVTGIGLYFLRRVDTSEAPDPDNRFANVEKVFAVLMIFTACSMAFAHGSNDVANAVGPLAAIVNVVKSGAITSQSSMPSWVLLLGGLGIVVGLATYGYRVIATIGRKITELTPSRGFAAELGAAGTVVFASGMGLPISTTHTLVGAVLGVGLARGIGALNLGVIGSIFMSWIVTLPAGAGLAIFFFYVFRAIFGA, encoded by the coding sequence ATGTCGATCCTGGCTGACTACGGCACCATCTTGTTGGTGTTGGGATGTATATTTTGTGTGTTTATGGCCTGGGGCGTGGGTGCTAATGATGTTGCTAACGCAATGGGAACCTCGGTTGGCTCCGGTGCCCTAACGATCAAGCAAGCCATATTTATCGCTATGGTGTTCGAATTCTTAGGGGCCTACTTGGCCGGTGGTGAGGTTACCTCCACCGTACGCAAAGGCATTATCGACCCGGCAGTAATGGAAACCACACCGCACCTATTGGTTTATGGCATGCTGAGTGCGTTGCTCGCTGCAGGTGTGTGGTTGGTTATTGCTAGCATCCTCGGTTGGCCGGTTTCTACCACTCATTCAATTGTAGGGGCTATTGTCGGTTTTGCTGCCGTTGGTATTTCTACTGATATTGTTGCTTGGGGTAAAGTGGGGACAATTGTTGGTAGCTGGGTAGTCTCTCCCGTGCTGGCGGGAAGTCTGTCGTTTCTTCTGTTCAAGAGTGTGCAATGGCTGATCTTTAATAAAGCGAACCCAGAGCAGGCCGCCCGGCGTTATATTCCTGTCTATATGTTCTTGGTGGGTTTCCTTATTTCTATGGTCACGATGGTAAAGGGCCTAAAGCACGTATTAAAAGACAGCGGCTTTAAACTTAGTTACTTTGAAAACATTGGTATTGCCTTCGTGATGGGCCTGATTGTAACCGGCATTGGCCTCTACTTTCTGCGTCGTGTTGATACCAGTGAGGCCCCCGACCCCGATAACCGCTTTGCTAATGTTGAAAAAGTGTTCGCTGTACTGATGATCTTTACGGCCTGCTCTATGGCATTTGCCCACGGCTCCAATGATGTCGCCAATGCTGTTGGGCCACTCGCGGCGATTGTTAATGTTGTGAAATCTGGCGCTATCACCTCTCAATCGTCTATGCCCAGTTGGGTGCTGCTGTTAGGGGGCTTGGGTATTGTGGTGGGTTTGGCCACATACGGTTATCGTGTTATCGCCACCATCGGCAGAAAAATTACAGAATTAACGCCAAGCCGAGGCTTTGCGGCTGAGCTGGGTGCAGCGGGCACCGTGGTATTTGCGTCGGGCATGGGCTTACCTATTTCCACTACGCACACGTTGGTTGGAGCCGTATTGGGCGTAGGCTTGGCTCGCGGTATTGGCGCGCTCAATCTAGGGGTTATCGGCTCCATATTTATGTCTTGGATTGTGACCTTACCGGCCGGTGCTGGCTTAGCAATATTCTTCTTTTATGTGTTCAGGGCAATTTTTGGCGCGTAA
- a CDS encoding sulfite oxidase heme-binding subunit YedZ: MLRAALFFTLLSPALLLVWQLLTHRLGANPVEALTHETGKWALICLLVSLSHTPLKNLFNWKKVMRYRRMTGLYAYFYVCLHFCIYWVFDQSLSLAYVWDDILDRPYITLGFCAWLLLTPLAITSTKNMRRRLGHRWLSLHKLIYVIGILAIAHYIWLIRADYAEVVIYTLWLALVLGHRLYLFALKDPIRH, encoded by the coding sequence ATGCTAAGGGCAGCCCTATTTTTCACACTTCTATCCCCTGCACTACTTCTGGTATGGCAGCTACTCACCCACCGGCTAGGCGCCAACCCGGTGGAGGCCCTCACCCACGAAACGGGTAAATGGGCGCTTATCTGCCTACTTGTCAGCCTTAGTCACACGCCCCTTAAAAACCTCTTCAATTGGAAAAAGGTCATGCGCTACCGACGTATGACAGGGCTGTACGCCTACTTTTACGTTTGCCTGCATTTTTGCATCTACTGGGTTTTCGACCAATCCCTTTCATTGGCCTACGTGTGGGACGACATACTCGACCGCCCCTACATAACTCTCGGGTTTTGCGCCTGGCTGCTACTCACACCGCTAGCCATAACATCGACCAAAAACATGCGCCGCCGTCTCGGCCACCGCTGGTTGAGCCTTCACAAACTCATCTACGTTATAGGTATTTTGGCCATCGCACACTACATCTGGCTAATACGCGCCGACTACGCGGAAGTCGTGATTTATACGTTATGGCTAGCGCTGGTTTTGGGGCACAGGCTATACCTTTTCGCACTAAAAGACCCTATTCGACATTAA
- a CDS encoding class I SAM-dependent methyltransferase translates to MRIISAAGCMAVLFLCPLVFAGDHAALKSKVEAAMADDSRPEKQVKRDANRKPLETLSFMGLKDDMKVVELIPGGGWYTRILAPTLKDKGELCVAYGTNWMGDLLQKPGFDKVTLLAPESKVYKPDGARFYKLENEASGLTDADMVLTFRNYHNFDAYSRKRMNDEVYKMLKVGGVYGVVDHTRRHLEPDNDQNRRRFDPVLAIKEIQDAGFELIDFTDLHYRPADELKHEVGHKDVTGKTDRWTLKFRKVKK, encoded by the coding sequence ATGAGAATAATATCTGCAGCAGGTTGTATGGCCGTTTTGTTTCTTTGCCCCCTGGTGTTTGCGGGCGACCATGCGGCGCTGAAATCCAAAGTTGAAGCCGCTATGGCGGATGATAGCCGCCCGGAAAAGCAGGTAAAACGCGATGCTAACCGTAAACCTCTGGAAACCTTGAGTTTTATGGGGTTGAAAGATGATATGAAAGTGGTTGAGCTGATTCCTGGTGGAGGTTGGTATACCCGAATTCTTGCGCCAACACTGAAGGATAAGGGCGAGCTTTGCGTGGCCTACGGAACCAATTGGATGGGCGACCTGTTACAGAAACCCGGTTTCGATAAAGTTACCCTGCTGGCCCCCGAGAGCAAAGTGTATAAGCCGGACGGAGCGCGTTTTTATAAACTGGAAAACGAAGCGTCTGGGTTAACGGACGCCGATATGGTGCTTACCTTTCGCAATTACCACAATTTTGATGCGTACAGCCGCAAACGCATGAACGATGAGGTGTACAAAATGCTGAAAGTCGGCGGTGTTTACGGTGTTGTCGACCATACTCGTCGGCATTTGGAACCCGATAATGATCAAAACCGTCGTCGTTTTGACCCGGTACTGGCCATTAAGGAAATTCAAGATGCGGGATTTGAACTGATAGATTTTACCGATTTACACTACCGCCCCGCGGATGAGTTGAAGCATGAAGTTGGGCATAAAGACGTAACCGGTAAAACCGATCGTTGGACCTTAAAATTCAGGAAGGTTAAAAAATAA